A single Aggregatilinea lenta DNA region contains:
- a CDS encoding PrsW family glutamic-type intramembrane protease, translating to MSLIVTIVAYGIAVAIPLFTVYLFVTQDVFGTGKPSTMLVSMAWGAVGAYGLALVVNDATVALGLLNADRVTHVSGPVIEELLKAVILVVLVRRPQFRYLVDGALYGIAVGIGFALSENLFIYLPASGSAVLGTAISRVLSTSLMHATASGLVGIALGRSRRAAPRKGMPGAATGLVLAIVLHLAYNNVVGRLDGHVLLLVAVGLGSGGSLLVVWFIQQGLADEKRRFARTLGLQSDVSSGERQAVQQLGQTSMEQILAELEGFFGPHNVAQIRRLLVLQANLGILQNNLAGPSSPRLRAAWQQEIGVLHTEIAAIRDELSAPVRLFLRRVFPSGDRALQDAFGAEIARFDPTLVHTFDMFMRVSELAQTFAPADLEALAARLSKIEIFKHVSLADLENLSRAITSETYADRQVLFEQGDQGDAMVLIEQGLVDISRRDSSGDVKQLLTAHAGDVVGEFSLLDGHPRSARAQANGPVRALLLPREAFMLFIQSRPRVILAVLQYLAAKARTTTDAIEASITWMARIQQAATRAAPASGTRSLPFDAAVLDFDPEVLSEATLSRIDWTFARIAETWDAPPDEPDTPAPTQPEPRDAGDSLLRRLRERNQGIGNGE from the coding sequence ATGTCCCTGATCGTCACCATCGTCGCCTACGGCATCGCCGTCGCCATCCCCCTGTTCACGGTGTACCTGTTCGTGACGCAGGACGTGTTTGGAACCGGTAAGCCGAGCACGATGCTGGTCAGCATGGCGTGGGGTGCGGTCGGCGCGTACGGGCTGGCGCTGGTGGTCAACGACGCGACCGTGGCGCTCGGCCTGCTGAACGCCGACCGGGTGACGCACGTCTCCGGCCCGGTGATCGAGGAACTCCTCAAGGCCGTGATCCTGGTGGTGCTGGTACGCCGTCCGCAGTTCCGCTACCTCGTGGACGGCGCGCTCTACGGCATCGCGGTCGGGATCGGCTTCGCGCTTTCCGAAAACCTGTTCATCTACCTGCCTGCGTCCGGCAGTGCCGTGCTGGGCACCGCGATCAGCCGCGTGCTGTCCACGTCGTTGATGCACGCCACCGCCAGCGGCCTCGTCGGGATCGCGCTGGGGCGGTCGCGCCGCGCCGCGCCGCGCAAAGGCATGCCGGGCGCGGCGACCGGGCTGGTGCTCGCCATCGTGCTGCACCTCGCCTACAACAACGTCGTCGGGCGGCTGGACGGGCACGTGCTCCTGCTGGTCGCGGTCGGCCTCGGCAGCGGCGGCAGCCTGTTGGTGGTGTGGTTCATCCAGCAAGGGCTGGCCGACGAAAAGCGCCGCTTCGCACGCACGCTCGGCCTGCAAAGCGACGTGTCGTCCGGCGAGCGACAGGCGGTCCAGCAGCTCGGCCAGACCTCGATGGAACAGATCCTGGCAGAGCTGGAAGGCTTCTTTGGGCCGCACAACGTCGCGCAGATCCGCCGCCTGCTGGTGCTGCAAGCCAATCTCGGCATCCTGCAAAATAACCTCGCCGGGCCGTCCAGCCCGCGCCTGCGCGCCGCGTGGCAGCAGGAGATCGGCGTGCTGCACACCGAGATCGCCGCGATCCGCGATGAATTGAGCGCCCCGGTGCGGCTGTTCCTGCGGCGGGTGTTCCCTTCTGGGGATCGCGCCCTGCAAGATGCATTCGGCGCGGAGATCGCGCGCTTCGACCCCACGCTGGTGCACACCTTCGACATGTTCATGCGCGTCTCGGAGCTAGCGCAAACTTTCGCGCCCGCCGATCTGGAAGCGCTGGCCGCCCGCCTGAGCAAGATCGAGATCTTCAAGCACGTCTCCCTGGCAGACCTGGAAAACCTCAGCCGCGCGATCACGTCCGAAACGTACGCGGACAGGCAGGTGCTGTTCGAGCAGGGCGACCAGGGCGACGCGATGGTGCTGATCGAGCAGGGGCTGGTCGATATTTCGCGGCGCGATTCGTCCGGCGACGTCAAGCAGCTGCTGACGGCGCACGCGGGCGACGTGGTGGGCGAGTTCTCACTGCTGGACGGGCATCCGCGCTCGGCGCGCGCCCAGGCGAACGGCCCCGTACGCGCGCTGCTGCTGCCGCGCGAGGCGTTCATGCTGTTCATTCAGAGCCGCCCGCGCGTGATCCTGGCCGTGCTGCAATATCTGGCGGCGAAGGCGCGCACCACCACTGACGCGATCGAGGCCAGCATCACGTGGATGGCGCGCATCCAGCAGGCGGCGACCCGCGCCGCGCCTGCATCCGGCACCCGGTCCCTGCCGTTCGACGCGGCGGTGCTGGACTTCGACCCGGAAGTGCTGTCCGAAGCGACGCTGTCCCGCATCGATTGGACGTTCGCGCGCATCGCCGAAACGTGGGACGCTCCGCCGGATGAGCCGGACACGCCCGCGCCCACACAGCCAGAACCGCGCGACGCGGGCGACAGCCTGCTGCGACGGCTCCGCGAGAGGAATCAGGGGATAGGGAATGGGGAATAG
- a CDS encoding M23 family metallopeptidase: MITTVPRRLFATPLPTGGHEFSCYVRFTSEDVDGLDALTWSIADDTGETIVTGRCRLDQTQREAGRVFVATVIPPGWSTIRLTVGTVDAVVAWPIEQYDQPGNYGLPFVGIALVVGGHRVGEVHRAAWDISSQQFGWDFLPLGDATWSVLNGPPDAGLPASLFAAFGRQVIAPAAGRVVRAVDGQPDHETVGLYPDRQPFLDDLALALGNGVILEHEGGVYSALGHLRYGSVAVQAGDSVAAGQVLGEVGNSGFSSGPHLHLHFMDGPDFLAASPLPVRLDFEGDRRAPQSGEIIGE, from the coding sequence ATGATCACGACCGTTCCGCGCCGCCTGTTTGCGACGCCGCTGCCGACCGGCGGGCACGAGTTTTCCTGCTACGTGCGGTTCACGTCCGAAGACGTGGACGGCCTGGATGCGCTAACCTGGAGCATCGCGGACGACACAGGCGAAACGATCGTGACGGGCCGCTGCCGCCTTGATCAGACGCAGCGCGAGGCCGGGCGCGTGTTCGTCGCGACCGTGATCCCGCCCGGATGGTCCACTATACGGTTGACGGTCGGTACGGTGGACGCAGTCGTCGCGTGGCCCATCGAGCAGTACGACCAGCCGGGCAACTACGGCCTGCCGTTCGTGGGCATAGCGCTGGTCGTTGGCGGGCACCGCGTCGGGGAAGTGCACCGCGCCGCCTGGGACATTTCCTCACAGCAATTCGGGTGGGATTTTCTGCCGCTGGGCGATGCGACATGGAGCGTGCTGAACGGCCCGCCGGACGCCGGGCTGCCCGCGTCGCTCTTCGCGGCGTTTGGGCGGCAGGTGATCGCGCCCGCCGCAGGACGCGTGGTGCGCGCTGTGGACGGCCAACCCGATCACGAAACCGTGGGCCTGTACCCCGACCGCCAGCCGTTTCTGGACGATCTCGCGCTGGCACTGGGCAACGGCGTGATCCTGGAACACGAAGGCGGCGTCTATTCGGCGCTTGGCCACCTGCGCTACGGATCGGTTGCCGTGCAGGCGGGTGATTCCGTCGCGGCGGGGCAGGTCCTGGGCGAAGTCGGCAACTCCGGATTCAGCAGTGGGCCGCACCTGCACCTGCATTTCATGGACGGTCCCGATTTCCTGGCCGCCAGTCCGCTACCCGTCCGGCTCGACTTCGAGGGCGACCGCCGCGCGCCGCAGTCGGGCGAGATCATCGGCGAGTGA
- a CDS encoding DUF2207 domain-containing protein — protein sequence MTTRLRSRLPLLVVIALCLIAALLPASPRAAVAQDNRSLEWERFDVTIDNMDTSANRFDVTETYQLYVNTGPFRFGTAEIPMDRLDTLTSVTVTQDGQRLSNSCNGGAGTVCATTGGDTASITYYFLSSLQSRARTTIELSYTVTGALRSYEDGDQLYWVAIPADLPFLVRDSRITVTLPDDRPPQVTASYPDTWDETISGNTVTWTAPGIITPGNEAEVRVQYEHDPAMAKPGWQASFDRQRAYEEDWKPIVTVVLAVLALLLGGGGVLMVYTRYMTHGRDPEAVVVPEFLSEPPSEELPGVIGVLLDERADMKDVMATLIDLARRGYLTIEQTTKGGVLGMFESTEFEFHREDQDTSGLKAHEQTLLRGLFKGGDQDTSLSELRNKFYTHVPGIKKGLYDQLVERDYFTRSPETTRNLWAIGGVIVLVIGAALFFAAVGGAESIAYTLPCLPAALGAIGLAMAAASTAMPAKTQKGAQEAARWKAFKRYLSDIEHYTGVEEAAQKFDEYMAYAVAFGIERNFVRQCTPAMTAMPTWYYPTYMGGPWGGGYRRGYRRTMMGGPGGGMGDISLGGPGGLNQMSGGLTDGLNAMSTGLTKMLNDASSAMTSKPQSSGSGGGGFSGGGGFSGGGSGGGSRGFG from the coding sequence ATGACTACCCGGCTGCGTTCGCGCCTTCCCCTGCTGGTTGTGATCGCCCTGTGCCTCATCGCGGCGCTGCTGCCCGCTTCGCCGCGCGCGGCGGTCGCCCAGGACAATCGCTCCCTGGAGTGGGAACGTTTCGACGTCACCATCGACAACATGGACACCTCGGCCAACCGCTTCGACGTCACCGAGACGTATCAACTCTACGTGAACACCGGCCCCTTCCGCTTTGGCACGGCGGAGATCCCAATGGACCGGCTGGACACGCTCACCAGCGTCACCGTGACTCAGGACGGCCAGCGCCTGAGTAATTCGTGCAACGGCGGCGCGGGCACGGTGTGCGCCACGACCGGCGGCGACACCGCCAGCATCACCTACTATTTCCTGTCGTCGCTGCAAAGCCGCGCCCGCACGACGATCGAACTCAGCTACACCGTGACCGGCGCGCTGCGCTCCTACGAGGACGGTGACCAGTTGTACTGGGTCGCCATCCCCGCCGATTTGCCGTTCCTGGTGCGCGACTCGCGCATCACGGTCACGCTGCCGGACGACCGTCCGCCGCAGGTGACGGCCAGCTACCCGGACACCTGGGACGAGACGATCAGCGGTAACACGGTCACCTGGACCGCGCCCGGCATCATCACCCCCGGCAACGAGGCCGAAGTGCGCGTGCAGTACGAGCACGATCCGGCGATGGCGAAACCCGGCTGGCAGGCGTCCTTCGACCGCCAGCGCGCCTACGAGGAAGACTGGAAGCCGATCGTCACGGTGGTCCTGGCCGTGCTGGCGCTGCTGTTGGGCGGCGGCGGTGTGCTGATGGTCTATACGCGCTACATGACGCACGGGCGCGACCCGGAGGCGGTCGTCGTGCCGGAGTTCCTGTCCGAGCCGCCCTCGGAAGAGCTGCCCGGCGTGATCGGCGTGCTGCTCGACGAACGCGCGGACATGAAAGACGTCATGGCGACGCTGATCGACCTTGCCCGGCGCGGCTATCTGACCATCGAGCAGACGACCAAAGGCGGTGTCTTGGGCATGTTCGAGAGCACCGAGTTTGAGTTCCACCGCGAGGACCAGGACACATCCGGCCTGAAGGCGCACGAGCAAACGCTGCTGCGCGGTCTGTTCAAGGGCGGCGACCAGGACACGTCGCTGTCGGAGCTGCGCAACAAGTTCTACACGCACGTGCCCGGCATCAAAAAGGGCCTGTATGACCAGCTTGTCGAACGGGACTACTTCACCCGCTCGCCGGAAACGACGCGCAACCTGTGGGCCATCGGCGGGGTGATCGTGCTCGTCATCGGGGCCGCGCTGTTCTTCGCAGCCGTTGGCGGCGCGGAGTCCATCGCCTATACCCTGCCGTGCCTGCCTGCCGCGTTGGGCGCTATCGGGCTGGCAATGGCCGCCGCGTCCACCGCGATGCCCGCCAAGACGCAGAAGGGCGCGCAGGAAGCCGCGCGCTGGAAGGCGTTCAAGCGCTACCTGTCCGACATCGAGCACTATACGGGCGTCGAAGAGGCCGCGCAGAAGTTCGACGAATACATGGCCTATGCGGTCGCGTTTGGTATTGAGCGTAACTTCGTGCGCCAGTGCACGCCCGCCATGACCGCCATGCCCACGTGGTATTACCCCACCTACATGGGCGGGCCGTGGGGCGGCGGCTACCGGCGCGGCTATCGCCGCACGATGATGGGCGGTCCGGGAGGCGGCATGGGCGATATTTCGCTCGGCGGGCCGGGCGGCCTGAACCAGATGAGCGGCGGCCTGACCGACGGCCTCAACGCCATGAGCACCGGCCTGACCAAGATGCTCAACGACGCCTCCAGCGCCATGACCAGCAAGCCGCAAAGCTCCGGCAGTGGCGGCGGCGGCTTCAGCGGTGGTGGCGGCTTTAGCGGCGGCGGATCGGGCGGTGGCAGCCGGGGATTCGGCTAG
- a CDS encoding DnaJ C-terminal domain-containing protein, protein MDYPDYYKLLGVDRAASDKDIRKAYRKLARQYHPDVNPGDAKAEERFKEINEAYQVLSDKDKRQKYDELGQSYQQWSRMGGQPGGFDWSRWSTGQQPGGYRVEFSDADFGAGGGDAFSDFFRNIFGGGFGGNSGFERQRAASRSVTGQDLEVAAQISLEEAYHGSQRIVQIGDRRLTVTIPAGARDGMRIRLSGQGERGYSGGQNGDLYVIVEMMPHPVFRREGDDLHMDVKIPLYTAVLGGPVRVTTLSGDVTVRIQPGTQSGQSIRLRGKGMPVLRQKDTLGDLYLHTLVQVPTNLSDEEQALFRELQSLEGAKNPQ, encoded by the coding sequence ATGGATTATCCTGATTACTACAAATTGCTTGGTGTGGACCGGGCGGCCTCCGACAAAGACATCCGCAAAGCGTATCGCAAACTGGCGCGCCAGTATCACCCGGACGTGAATCCCGGTGACGCGAAGGCGGAAGAGCGCTTCAAGGAAATTAACGAGGCCTATCAGGTCCTCTCCGACAAAGACAAGCGCCAGAAATATGACGAGCTGGGGCAGAGCTACCAGCAGTGGTCACGCATGGGCGGCCAGCCGGGCGGGTTCGATTGGTCGCGCTGGTCCACAGGCCAGCAGCCGGGCGGCTACCGGGTCGAGTTCAGCGACGCGGACTTCGGCGCAGGCGGCGGCGATGCGTTCTCTGACTTCTTCCGCAACATCTTCGGCGGCGGATTTGGGGGCAACAGCGGGTTCGAGCGCCAGCGCGCGGCCAGCCGGTCGGTGACCGGCCAGGACCTCGAAGTCGCGGCGCAGATCTCGCTCGAAGAAGCCTATCACGGCTCGCAGCGCATCGTGCAGATCGGTGATCGCCGCCTGACGGTGACGATCCCGGCAGGCGCGCGCGACGGCATGCGCATCCGGCTGAGCGGCCAGGGCGAGCGCGGCTATTCGGGCGGGCAGAACGGCGACCTGTACGTCATCGTGGAGATGATGCCGCACCCGGTCTTTCGGCGCGAGGGCGACGACCTGCATATGGACGTCAAGATTCCGCTGTATACTGCCGTGCTGGGCGGCCCGGTGCGCGTCACGACGCTGTCGGGCGACGTCACCGTGCGCATCCAGCCCGGCACGCAGTCGGGCCAGTCGATCCGGCTGCGCGGCAAAGGCATGCCGGTGCTGCGCCAGAAGGACACTTTAGGCGACCTGTACCTGCACACCCTGGTTCAGGTACCCACCAATCTCAGCGACGAAGAGCAGGCGCTGTTCCGCGAACTGCAGTCGCTCGAAGGCGCGAAGAATCCGCAATAA
- a CDS encoding S1C family serine protease — MDRYDWNLPEPEDEPRGRWTGILVGLGMGAVTLVLIAALVGTLVGYMFWPRGEDANSSSPLIQRTAYKPSESELRNANYRPGDLPSVAQQQVTPTAVSDDIVQAADAEYLLLTNLYERVNPSVVNIEIVSAFHSDSGIVDSSGSGFVYDTIGHIVTNSHVVRDADEILVTFSDGYVASATVVGIDDYSDLAVIEIDRDDAPLWPVTLGDSNSLRVGQRVVAIGNPFGLEGSMTAGIVSALGRSLPSAQLLDASYERYDNPSIIQVDASVNPGNSGGPLLNSSGEVVGINTAIRTETGSFEGVAFAVPVNTIKRIVPQIIDGGQVRYSWLGIVTSTSNLPGISMAVLADELNLSVTYGVLIDSVQSDSPAERAGLQGATNAQTVRGIDVPIGGDIVVAINGDIVRDIDDLVAYLVENTSPGDTVVLTIVRGDQTLDVNVTLGERPASSLVTSSQD; from the coding sequence ATGGATCGATATGATTGGAATTTGCCGGAGCCGGAAGACGAACCGCGGGGACGTTGGACGGGCATTCTCGTGGGCCTGGGCATGGGCGCCGTGACGCTGGTGCTCATTGCGGCGCTGGTCGGCACGCTGGTCGGCTATATGTTCTGGCCGCGCGGCGAGGATGCCAACAGCAGCAGCCCACTGATCCAGCGCACCGCGTACAAGCCTTCCGAATCGGAGCTGCGCAACGCCAACTACCGGCCCGGTGACCTGCCCTCCGTCGCCCAACAGCAGGTGACGCCAACCGCCGTGTCAGACGACATCGTGCAAGCCGCCGACGCGGAATATCTGCTGCTCACCAACCTGTACGAGCGGGTGAACCCGTCCGTGGTGAACATCGAGATCGTCTCGGCGTTCCACAGCGACAGCGGCATCGTGGACAGCAGCGGGTCGGGCTTCGTGTACGACACGATCGGGCACATCGTCACCAACTCGCACGTCGTGCGCGACGCGGACGAGATCCTGGTGACGTTTTCGGATGGATACGTCGCCAGCGCGACCGTCGTCGGCATCGACGACTACAGCGACCTGGCCGTGATCGAGATCGACCGGGACGACGCGCCGCTGTGGCCGGTTACCCTGGGCGACAGCAACTCGCTCAGGGTGGGCCAGCGCGTGGTTGCCATCGGCAACCCGTTTGGCCTGGAAGGCAGCATGACCGCCGGAATCGTCAGCGCGCTGGGGCGCTCTTTGCCCTCGGCGCAACTGCTTGACGCCAGCTACGAGCGCTACGATAACCCCTCGATCATCCAGGTGGACGCCTCGGTCAACCCCGGCAATTCGGGCGGGCCGCTGCTCAACTCGTCCGGCGAGGTCGTCGGCATCAACACCGCGATCCGCACCGAAACCGGCAGCTTCGAGGGCGTGGCCTTCGCCGTGCCGGTCAACACCATCAAGCGCATCGTGCCGCAGATCATCGACGGCGGGCAGGTCCGCTATTCGTGGTTGGGCATCGTCACCTCGACCAGCAACTTGCCGGGCATCAGCATGGCCGTGCTGGCCGACGAGCTGAATCTGTCCGTGACGTACGGCGTGTTGATTGACTCTGTGCAGTCCGATTCACCGGCGGAGCGCGCCGGGCTGCAGGGTGCGACGAACGCCCAGACTGTGCGCGGCATCGACGTGCCCATCGGCGGTGACATCGTGGTGGCGATCAACGGCGACATCGTGCGCGACATCGACGATCTGGTGGCCTATCTTGTCGAGAACACTTCGCCGGGCGACACCGTGGTGCTGACCATCGTGCGCGGCGACCAGACGCTGGACGTCAACGTGACGCTGGGCGAGCGGCCCGCCAGCTCGCTGGTGACGTCATCGCAGGACTAG
- a CDS encoding heat shock protein transcriptional repressor HspR: MMNDGIPRDEPCYTIGIVARMVELHPQTLRNYEQMGLVVPQRSDGNFRLYSQREVDRLMKINRLTQEMGVNLAGVEIILRLSDQIEALQGQVEALEQDRQAARSRH, encoded by the coding sequence ATGATGAACGACGGCATACCTCGTGACGAACCGTGTTACACGATTGGGATCGTTGCGCGGATGGTCGAGCTGCATCCTCAAACCCTGCGCAACTACGAGCAAATGGGTCTGGTGGTGCCCCAGCGCAGCGATGGCAACTTCCGCCTGTATTCGCAGCGCGAAGTGGATCGCCTGATGAAGATCAACCGCCTGACGCAGGAAATGGGCGTGAATCTGGCGGGCGTCGAGATTATCCTGCGCCTATCGGACCAGATCGAGGCGCTGCAAGGCCAGGTCGAGGCGCTGGAACAGGACCGGCAGGCGGCGCGGTCGCGGCACTGA
- a CDS encoding NAD+ synthase, producing the protein MPPTHILPRLRINTDMARKILVLFLRDAVTKVGFKRAVIGLSGGIDSALSCYLAAEALGPENVLAVRMPYKTSSPGSLSDAQAVIDALGVQHGTVEITPMVDPLFERFPDITPMRKGNAMARTRMVVLYDQSVAFNALVIGTSNKTETLLGYTTIFGDNAAAVQPITDLYKAQVRQLSRALGVPQSVIDKAPSADLWAGQTDEEELGYTYDTADQLLYLLVDRRFTVDEVVAEGFDRTVVERIWRQVRLNHYKRTMPNVAKVSQRSIGHDFLYLRDWVG; encoded by the coding sequence ATGCCCCCTACTCACATCCTGCCCCGGCTGCGGATCAACACGGACATGGCGCGCAAAATCCTGGTGCTGTTCCTGCGCGACGCCGTGACGAAAGTTGGCTTCAAGCGCGCGGTGATCGGCCTCAGCGGCGGCATCGATTCGGCGCTGTCATGCTATCTGGCCGCCGAGGCGCTCGGCCCGGAAAACGTGCTGGCAGTGCGCATGCCTTACAAAACCTCGTCGCCGGGCAGCCTCAGCGACGCGCAAGCGGTGATCGACGCGCTCGGCGTGCAGCACGGCACGGTCGAGATCACGCCGATGGTCGATCCGCTGTTCGAGCGCTTCCCCGACATCACGCCGATGCGCAAAGGCAACGCGATGGCGCGCACGCGCATGGTGGTGCTGTACGACCAGTCGGTGGCGTTCAACGCGCTGGTGATCGGCACCAGCAACAAGACCGAAACGCTGCTCGGCTACACGACGATCTTCGGCGACAACGCGGCGGCGGTCCAGCCCATCACGGACCTGTATAAGGCGCAGGTGCGGCAGTTGTCACGCGCGCTGGGCGTGCCGCAGAGCGTGATCGACAAGGCTCCCTCGGCGGACCTGTGGGCCGGGCAGACGGACGAGGAGGAGCTGGGCTACACCTACGACACGGCGGACCAGTTGCTTTACCTGCTGGTGGACCGGCGCTTTACGGTGGACGAGGTCGTCGCGGAGGGCTTCGACCGCACGGTGGTCGAGCGCATCTGGCGGCAGGTGCGGCTGAACCACTACAAGCGCACCATGCCCAACGTGGCGAAGGTCAGCCAGCGCAGCATCGGCCACGACTTCCTGTACCTGCGCGACTGGGTGGGATAG
- a CDS encoding DUF2442 domain-containing protein, producing the protein MASDFKIDYETDRPVEVSIHSGKVWVTLADGRTIANPLDWHPWLAEATPDQQANVELGVFSVDWPDLDEGLDVEGMLRGIRPYQSRSSESAASVI; encoded by the coding sequence ATGGCCTCTGACTTCAAAATTGATTACGAAACGGATCGTCCCGTGGAGGTGAGTATCCACAGCGGCAAAGTCTGGGTCACGCTGGCGGATGGCCGCACGATTGCCAACCCGCTCGACTGGCATCCCTGGCTGGCCGAAGCCACGCCCGACCAGCAGGCAAACGTCGAGTTGGGTGTCTTCAGCGTGGATTGGCCCGACCTGGACGAAGGGCTGGACGTCGAAGGCATGCTGCGCGGTATTCGCCCGTACCAATCGCGTTCGTCCGAATCCGCCGCAAGCGTCATCTAA
- the selA gene encoding L-seryl-tRNA(Sec) selenium transferase: MPTLRDLPSIDTLLHGSGELEAQYGHERTVAALRAAVDEARAAVRDGAAVPAAEALVAQAAAGLHAESEPTLRPVINATGVIIHTNLGRAPLSDDALDAIRAVGGGYSTLEYDLEPGTRGKRDRHAERLLAEVTGAEAAMVVNNNAAGVLLALSALVQGREAIISRGQLVEIGGAFRIPDVMAQSGAIMVEVGATNRTRLRDYEAALTERTAAIVQAHPSNYRIVGFTESVPLPDLVALAHAHDLIVIEDVGSGALIDPALFGLASEPLVQDSLAAGADLVLFSGDKLLGGPQAGLIAGRSDLIARLKQHPLARAVRADKLCLAGLVATLEHYRRGDALDCIPVWRMIALPLETIRTRADAWAAAIPGEIVPAESTVGGGSLPGETLPTWAFAPRVDQPNAAAARLRQHTPPVIARVAQDRLLLDPRTVFPEQDALVLDALKALA, from the coding sequence ATGCCCACCCTACGCGATCTGCCCAGCATTGACACCCTGCTGCACGGCTCCGGCGAGCTTGAGGCGCAGTACGGCCACGAGCGCACTGTCGCGGCGCTGCGCGCAGCGGTAGACGAGGCGCGCGCGGCGGTGCGCGACGGCGCGGCAGTTCCGGCGGCGGAGGCGCTCGTCGCGCAGGCGGCGGCAGGGCTGCATGCGGAATCGGAGCCTACTCTGCGCCCGGTGATCAACGCGACGGGGGTGATCATCCACACCAACCTGGGCCGTGCGCCGCTCTCCGACGACGCCCTGGACGCGATCCGCGCGGTGGGCGGCGGGTACAGCACGCTCGAATATGACCTGGAACCCGGCACGCGCGGCAAGCGCGACCGGCACGCTGAGCGCCTGCTGGCCGAGGTCACCGGGGCCGAAGCGGCGATGGTCGTCAACAACAACGCGGCGGGCGTGCTGCTGGCGCTCTCGGCGTTGGTCCAGGGGCGCGAGGCGATCATCAGCCGGGGGCAGCTCGTCGAGATCGGCGGGGCGTTCCGCATCCCCGATGTGATGGCGCAGAGCGGCGCGATCATGGTCGAAGTGGGCGCGACCAACCGCACCCGCCTGCGCGACTACGAGGCGGCTCTCACCGAGCGCACCGCCGCGATCGTGCAGGCGCACCCTTCCAATTACCGGATCGTCGGGTTTACCGAATCCGTCCCCCTGCCGGATCTCGTCGCGCTGGCCCACGCGCACGACCTGATTGTGATCGAGGACGTGGGCAGCGGCGCGCTGATCGACCCGGCGTTGTTCGGCCTCGCCAGCGAACCGTTGGTGCAGGACAGCCTCGCGGCGGGCGCGGATCTGGTGCTATTCAGCGGCGACAAACTGCTCGGCGGGCCGCAGGCGGGCCTGATCGCCGGGCGTTCGGATTTGATCGCGCGGCTTAAACAGCATCCACTGGCGCGGGCGGTGCGGGCCGATAAATTGTGTTTGGCCGGACTGGTCGCCACGCTGGAGCACTACCGGCGCGGCGACGCGCTCGACTGCATCCCGGTGTGGCGCATGATCGCGCTGCCGCTGGAGACGATCCGCACGCGGGCGGACGCGTGGGCGGCGGCCATCCCCGGCGAGATCGTCCCGGCGGAATCGACTGTGGGCGGCGGATCGCTGCCCGGCGAAACGCTGCCGACGTGGGCCTTCGCGCCGCGCGTCGATCAGCCCAACGCGGCGGCGGCGCGCCTGCGCCAGCACACGCCGCCGGTCATCGCGCGCGTGGCACAGGACCGCCTGCTGCTCGATCCGCGCACCGTGTTCCCAGAGCAGGACGCCCTCGTCCTCGACGCCCTGAAAGCGCTGGCGTAA